In one Haemophilus parainfluenzae genomic region, the following are encoded:
- the lysA gene encoding diaminopimelate decarboxylase: MDFFQYKNEQLYVEDLPVKQLAEEFGTPLYIYSRATLERHWHAFDSALGKHPHLICYAVKANSNIGILNVMAKLGSGFDIVSQGELERVLAAGGDASKVVFSGVAKSRTEIMRALEIGIRCFNVESVAELHHINQIAGEMGKVAPISLRVNPDVDAHTHPYISTGLKENKFGVNVDEAREVYKLAATLPHVKITGMDCHIGSQLTELQPFLDATDRLIRLMEQLKEDGIKLKHLDLGGGLGVTYTNETPPHPSDYATALLNKLKDYEDLEIILEPGRAIAANAGILVAKVQYLKSNESRNFAITNTGMNDMIRPALYEAYMNIIEIDRTLGREKAIYDVVGPVCETSDFLGKQRELAIAEGDYIAQRSAGAYGASMSSNYNSRPRTAEVLVDGNKTHLIRRRENLSELWALESIAE, from the coding sequence TGCCTTCGATTCCGCTTTAGGAAAGCATCCACACTTAATTTGTTATGCCGTTAAAGCCAATTCTAATATTGGAATATTGAATGTCATGGCAAAATTAGGTTCTGGTTTTGATATCGTTTCACAAGGTGAATTAGAACGCGTATTGGCAGCAGGTGGGGACGCATCAAAAGTTGTCTTTTCCGGCGTAGCAAAATCTCGTACAGAAATTATGCGAGCGTTAGAAATAGGCATTCGTTGTTTCAATGTGGAATCTGTTGCGGAATTACATCACATCAACCAAATTGCGGGTGAAATGGGTAAAGTAGCCCCTATTTCTTTACGCGTGAACCCCGATGTTGATGCCCATACCCACCCTTACATTTCCACTGGATTGAAAGAAAATAAATTTGGTGTGAACGTAGATGAAGCACGTGAGGTATATAAATTAGCAGCAACCTTACCTCATGTGAAAATTACGGGTATGGATTGCCATATTGGCTCTCAGCTTACTGAATTACAGCCCTTCTTAGATGCAACTGATCGCCTCATTCGTTTAATGGAACAATTAAAAGAAGATGGCATCAAATTAAAACACTTAGATCTCGGTGGTGGTTTGGGCGTAACTTATACTAATGAAACGCCACCTCACCCAAGTGACTATGCAACTGCGCTACTGAATAAATTAAAAGATTATGAAGATCTCGAAATTATTCTAGAACCCGGTCGAGCGATCGCGGCGAATGCAGGGATTTTAGTGGCAAAAGTTCAATACTTAAAAAGTAATGAAAGTCGAAACTTCGCGATTACCAATACAGGGATGAACGATATGATTCGTCCAGCACTCTATGAAGCTTATATGAATATAATTGAAATTGACCGCACTTTAGGGCGTGAAAAAGCCATTTATGATGTTGTTGGCCCGGTATGCGAAACCTCTGATTTCTTAGGTAAACAGCGTGAACTCGCCATTGCTGAAGGTGATTATATTGCTCAACGCTCTGCTGGTGCTTATGGTGCAAGTATGTCCTCAAACTACAATTCTCGTCCACGTACGGCTGAAGTATTAGTGGATGGAAACAAAACTCATTTAATTCGTCGTAGAGAAAATCTCAGCGAGTTATGGGCACTAGAAAGCATCGCGGAATAA
- a CDS encoding DUF2489 domain-containing protein yields MWPIILSIIALGIIAGVSFYAFKLLRKLRHQNTLIKQAKIARTKRLKESMVIIAKAMQNGDCNHSEGVIRLSMLLLPFGQSLQPYQAMYALYNIVKEMPTHEARKALLKKERMKLDLERESAEAKFEEEIMLELRQFLNDVEKFGEV; encoded by the coding sequence ATGTGGCCGATTATTTTAAGTATTATTGCTTTGGGAATTATTGCTGGCGTATCATTTTATGCCTTTAAATTACTTAGGAAGTTACGCCATCAAAACACTCTCATTAAACAGGCTAAGATAGCACGTACAAAACGCCTAAAAGAGAGTATGGTAATTATCGCTAAAGCGATGCAAAATGGAGATTGTAACCATTCAGAAGGGGTGATTCGTTTATCAATGCTTTTACTCCCTTTTGGACAATCTTTGCAGCCATATCAAGCCATGTATGCACTTTATAATATTGTAAAAGAAATGCCTACGCATGAAGCTCGGAAAGCCTTATTAAAAAAAGAAAGAATGAAACTCGATCTTGAGCGAGAAAGTGCAGAAGCAAAATTTGAAGAAGAAATTATGTTGGAGTTACGTCAGTTTTTAAATGACGTAGAGAAATTTGGGGAAGTTTAA
- the hemN gene encoding oxygen-independent coproporphyrinogen III oxidase yields the protein MSEIIWDLALIQKYNQSGPRYTSYPTALEFNESYTNEDFIAAANRYPERPLSLYVHIPFCHKLCYFCGCNKVITRHQHKADIYLDYLEKEIKARSELFKNRVATQVHWGGGTPTYLTEEQSARLMKMLKDHFTIADNAEVSIEMDPREIELDMLDHLRNIGFNRISMGVQDFNKAVQKAVNREQDEEFVNALLVRARELGFQSTNLDLIYGLPLQNVESFMFTLHKVIELNPDRLSIFNYAHLPSRFAGQAKIKEDQLPPPETKLEILQKTIETLGNAGYKFIGMDHFAKPDDELAIAQEKGVLHRNFQGYTTQEECDLLGLGVSAISLLGDTYAQNQKELKHYYHDIENSGIALHKGLAMTEEDCLRRDVIKQLICNFKLDFAPIEKQYNIDFKKHFAEDLQLLKPLLEDGLISETETGLQVSPKGRLLIRNICLCFDTYSRAAAKRQQFSRII from the coding sequence ATGTCTGAAATTATTTGGGATCTTGCGTTAATTCAAAAATATAACCAATCAGGACCTCGTTATACATCTTATCCAACTGCATTAGAATTTAATGAAAGTTACACAAACGAAGATTTTATTGCAGCAGCTAATCGTTATCCGGAAAGACCACTTTCCCTTTACGTACACATTCCGTTTTGTCACAAACTTTGCTACTTTTGTGGCTGTAATAAGGTAATTACTCGTCATCAACATAAGGCGGATATTTATCTTGATTACCTTGAAAAAGAAATCAAAGCGCGTTCAGAATTATTCAAAAATCGTGTTGCGACTCAAGTGCATTGGGGCGGTGGTACACCGACTTATTTGACAGAAGAGCAATCTGCTCGTTTGATGAAGATGCTTAAAGATCATTTTACGATTGCGGATAATGCAGAAGTTAGTATTGAGATGGACCCACGCGAAATTGAGCTCGACATGCTTGATCATTTACGCAATATTGGTTTTAACCGAATTAGCATGGGTGTACAAGATTTCAATAAAGCGGTTCAAAAAGCGGTAAACCGTGAACAAGATGAAGAGTTTGTGAATGCATTACTTGTTCGTGCTCGTGAGTTAGGTTTCCAATCGACCAACCTTGATTTAATTTATGGATTGCCACTTCAAAATGTGGAAAGTTTTATGTTTACATTACATAAAGTGATTGAATTAAATCCAGATCGTTTGAGTATCTTTAACTATGCTCATTTACCAAGTCGATTTGCGGGGCAGGCAAAAATTAAAGAAGATCAATTGCCGCCACCAGAAACTAAATTAGAGATCTTACAGAAAACTATCGAAACTTTGGGCAATGCAGGCTATAAGTTTATCGGTATGGATCACTTTGCTAAACCCGATGATGAATTAGCGATTGCCCAAGAGAAAGGTGTCTTACACCGAAATTTCCAAGGCTATACCACACAAGAAGAATGTGATTTGCTCGGTTTAGGTGTATCAGCCATTAGTTTATTAGGTGATACATATGCTCAAAACCAAAAAGAATTAAAACATTATTATCATGATATAGAAAATTCAGGTATTGCACTGCATAAAGGTTTAGCGATGACAGAAGAGGATTGCTTACGCCGTGATGTGATTAAGCAATTGATTTGTAATTTTAAGCTTGATTTTGCACCAATTGAAAAACAATATAATATTGATTTCAAAAAGCACTTTGCTGAAGATTTACAGTTATTAAAACCATTACTTGAAGATGGATTAATTTCTGAAACGGAAACAGGCTTACAAGTTTCGCCTAAAGGTCGATTATTAATTCGTAATATTTGCTTATGCTTTGATACCTATTCAAGAGCTGCAGCAAAACGACAACAATTCTCTCGAATTATTTAG
- the yihI gene encoding Der GTPase-activating protein YihI gives MARKKKSRKISDIMPIRKSDKKPEAPKLSGKKLTRYELDAKAREDKKKRKHKGLASGSRHSNAEQNKNNQIIEQKDPRIGSRKKVPLIVEFVNKPEKGMTIPAVKEPKKLAPEVELERLENNEILNELLDALDEGKTISKADQQFVDECLDRIAQLMEELGIQDEEETEDDLYRTFEKIDINQFR, from the coding sequence ATGGCTCGTAAAAAGAAAAGTCGTAAAATTAGCGATATTATGCCAATTCGTAAATCGGACAAGAAACCTGAAGCACCAAAGCTATCAGGTAAGAAATTAACACGTTATGAATTAGACGCTAAGGCAAGAGAAGATAAGAAAAAACGTAAACATAAAGGTTTAGCATCCGGTTCTCGTCATAGTAACGCTGAACAAAATAAAAATAACCAAATCATTGAACAAAAAGATCCGCGTATTGGTAGCCGTAAAAAGGTTCCACTGATTGTTGAATTTGTGAATAAGCCTGAGAAAGGGATGACAATTCCAGCCGTCAAAGAACCGAAAAAACTTGCGCCTGAAGTGGAGTTAGAACGTTTAGAAAATAATGAAATTCTAAATGAATTGTTGGATGCTTTAGATGAAGGCAAAACGATTAGTAAAGCTGATCAACAATTTGTAGATGAATGCTTAGATCGTATTGCTCAGTTAATGGAAGAATTAGGTATTCAAGATGAAGAAGAGACAGAGGATGACCTCTATCGAACCTTCGAGAAGATTGATATCAACCAATTCAGATAA